One segment of Alistipes sp. ZOR0009 DNA contains the following:
- a CDS encoding LytR/AlgR family response regulator transcription factor: MGKKISCLIVDDEPLAADIIEEYLSRMDGYELVAKCNSAIQAFSILSQNKIDLLFLDIQMPKLTGIEFLKSLHNKPKVIFTTAYSEYALEGYDLDVVDYLLKPIPFERFLRAIDKASRLISSSTVLASQAGNSHAASEPYIYVREDKITQKIFLSEILYIESQGNYVKIVCTNREITSYSSISLIEEKLPENLFLRVHRSFIVSTDKITAFSGTTIMIGKIQIPIGRSYKTLVEQILNQE, translated from the coding sequence ATGGGCAAAAAAATCAGCTGCTTAATTGTAGACGATGAGCCGCTTGCTGCCGACATCATCGAGGAGTACCTTTCGCGTATGGATGGGTACGAGCTGGTTGCCAAGTGCAACTCTGCGATTCAGGCTTTCAGTATCCTTTCTCAAAACAAGATAGATCTGCTGTTTTTGGATATTCAGATGCCAAAGCTTACAGGAATCGAGTTTCTAAAATCGCTTCATAATAAGCCGAAGGTTATTTTTACAACCGCCTACAGCGAGTATGCCCTCGAAGGCTATGATTTGGATGTGGTGGATTACTTGTTAAAGCCAATTCCTTTCGAACGGTTTCTTCGCGCTATAGACAAGGCTTCGCGTCTTATTTCGTCGAGCACTGTGCTTGCTTCTCAGGCTGGAAACTCGCATGCAGCATCGGAACCGTACATATATGTGCGGGAGGATAAGATTACCCAAAAAATTTTCCTGTCCGAAATTTTATATATCGAAAGCCAGGGTAACTATGTGAAAATTGTTTGCACTAATCGTGAGATTACTTCTTACTCCTCAATTTCCTTAATAGAGGAAAAGTTGCCAGAAAACTTGTTTTTGAGGGTTCATCGGAGTTTTATTGTATCTACCGATAAGATTACGGCTTTCTCAGGTACAACCATTATGATTGGAAAGATTCAGATACCTATTGGGCGTAGCTACAAAACGTTGGTTGAGCAAATCCTGAATCAGGAATAG
- a CDS encoding glycosyltransferase family 2 protein gives MNITFESINHIIEILFLIILVGVVISYLTLAIVSVIALRKHQIKGRYKPVNDLISSKYLPGITIVAPAYNEGKTIVENVRSILSISYSDFEIIIVNDGSKDDSLNKLIEAFNLAPVKYVPTATLETAPVRAVYKSRNLAYSHLVIIDKENGGKADALNAGINLSTKKLLLCIDVDCIIENDGLLKLVRPFLEEKDKQVVAVGGVIRIVNSCEVKDGKVVQVNLPDGWLERFQVLEYFRVFTLSRMGWAYLRGLLIISGALGMFDKDIVVKAGGYRHGIVGEDMELVVRIHRYMREVAKKKYVVDFIPDPLCWTEAPSDANVLSRQRNRWSRGFIESIFAHRKMMLNPKFGFIGLVSFPYTVFMEWILIPIEFLGIAYVLITLSMGLLNIPFYIFLFIVVYSFFLMITLLSILSEEITYHHYNRKIDLVKLMLMAMVEPFFYHPLNFYWMVKGNFDYFFRGKREWGKMERRGFDENII, from the coding sequence ATGAACATCACTTTTGAGAGTATAAACCACATTATCGAGATTCTATTTCTAATAATTTTGGTGGGAGTAGTTATATCATACCTAACGCTTGCCATTGTCTCTGTTATTGCGCTGCGTAAGCACCAAATAAAGGGTCGATACAAACCAGTAAACGACCTCATATCCTCTAAATATCTACCCGGAATCACCATCGTTGCCCCAGCCTATAACGAAGGGAAAACAATTGTCGAGAACGTTCGTTCTATTCTCTCGATAAGCTACTCCGATTTCGAAATAATTATTGTAAACGATGGTAGTAAAGACGATTCGTTGAACAAACTCATCGAAGCCTTTAACCTTGCCCCTGTAAAGTATGTTCCAACAGCAACGCTCGAGACAGCACCAGTCAGAGCCGTATACAAATCACGAAACTTAGCATACAGTCATTTAGTAATTATCGATAAGGAAAATGGAGGCAAAGCAGATGCACTCAATGCAGGAATCAACCTTTCTACAAAAAAGTTGCTGCTATGCATCGATGTAGACTGCATTATAGAAAACGACGGGCTACTAAAACTTGTAAGACCATTTTTGGAAGAAAAAGACAAGCAAGTGGTGGCTGTTGGAGGTGTTATTCGTATTGTCAACTCGTGCGAGGTAAAAGATGGCAAAGTAGTACAGGTTAACCTACCTGATGGCTGGCTCGAACGCTTCCAAGTTCTCGAATATTTCAGGGTATTTACCCTTTCTCGAATGGGATGGGCTTACCTCCGTGGACTACTAATCATTTCAGGAGCACTAGGTATGTTCGACAAAGATATTGTAGTTAAGGCTGGAGGTTACCGTCATGGAATAGTTGGCGAGGACATGGAGCTGGTGGTAAGAATTCATCGCTATATGCGAGAAGTCGCCAAGAAAAAATATGTTGTCGACTTTATACCAGACCCTCTTTGCTGGACAGAAGCTCCATCAGACGCCAACGTGCTCTCTCGTCAACGAAACAGATGGAGCCGCGGCTTTATCGAATCAATCTTCGCTCACCGAAAAATGATGCTTAATCCTAAATTTGGATTTATTGGACTAGTAAGTTTTCCATACACCGTATTTATGGAGTGGATACTTATTCCTATCGAGTTTTTGGGTATTGCTTACGTGCTTATTACCCTCTCAATGGGGCTACTAAATATACCATTTTACATTTTCCTCTTTATAGTAGTCTACTCCTTCTTCTTGATGATTACACTACTATCTATCCTTTCCGAAGAGATAACCTATCACCACTACAACCGCAAAATAGATTTGGTGAAGCTGATGCTAATGGCCATGGTAGAACCCTTCTTTTACCATCCTCTTAACTTTTACTGGATGGTAAAAGGCAACTTCGACTATTTCTTTAGAGGCAAGCGAGAGTGGGGAAAGATGGAGCGACGTGGTTTCGACGAAAATATAATCTAG
- a CDS encoding ABC transporter permease: protein MTALHKRDFLKKHRDVFISGLAAILGIILFYLFIRTIGFKAAFLIPIVEIFYKTFTVLLIVFAVIIIVANNKKNKYIISNYSLIAIYIVSILILFAFIVTTTIHFHLSVGGIYFFLRDNFEFPPISKVLFYSIFVSMLAGLIFFLITLMARTKGIGHQIIKKIHYENYYSNILDYIYGDKQTKYLALSKMKHYLSNDFIIRSFIDTLNMFNLNFKGELKQRTHDLFFELNLNTFVRKKLHAIRTSRKIWAIKTLSSFNDIDSTDHLKQKLQESSNKYVKFETILGLIRLNQIDYVLEYLSESKEFLVGFDAIKIITAIRLQNKAIKDYGFLLKSKNEGVIILGLNLIHEYYEEEHIPLVKKMLLHPNIKVARAAMNTLMNLDYVDYEKHIVEAIENAPSENKVELLYSIQPYFSEDSLLWARNMMINEKEREMKMLILQMMQTVITKQEVIIGMFDEPQKQEIKTLMNDNTKGVSK from the coding sequence ATGACAGCCTTACATAAGAGAGATTTTTTAAAGAAACATCGCGATGTTTTTATTTCAGGATTGGCTGCAATTCTGGGGATAATTCTCTTTTATCTATTTATTCGCACAATAGGTTTCAAAGCGGCTTTTCTAATACCTATTGTAGAAATATTTTACAAAACATTCACCGTATTACTAATTGTATTTGCGGTAATCATCATTGTAGCCAACAATAAGAAAAATAAGTATATCATTTCAAACTACTCACTAATTGCCATCTACATTGTTTCGATTTTAATTTTATTTGCATTTATAGTAACGACAACCATCCATTTCCATCTATCCGTTGGTGGGATATACTTCTTTTTGAGAGATAATTTTGAATTCCCACCAATTAGTAAGGTGCTCTTCTATTCAATTTTTGTCAGCATGCTTGCTGGGTTAATATTTTTCCTAATAACCCTAATGGCAAGGACAAAGGGCATTGGGCACCAAATTATAAAAAAGATACACTACGAAAACTACTACAGCAATATACTCGACTATATCTACGGCGATAAGCAAACCAAATATCTTGCGCTTAGCAAGATGAAGCACTATCTTTCGAACGATTTCATTATTCGTAGTTTTATAGATACGCTTAACATGTTCAACTTAAACTTTAAAGGAGAACTTAAACAGCGTACTCACGACCTTTTTTTCGAGCTAAACCTAAACACTTTTGTTCGCAAAAAACTGCATGCGATTAGAACAAGCCGAAAAATATGGGCAATAAAAACCCTATCCTCCTTTAACGACATAGACTCTACCGACCATCTAAAACAAAAACTACAGGAAAGCAGCAATAAGTACGTTAAATTTGAAACGATTCTGGGACTTATCCGCTTAAATCAAATAGACTACGTACTCGAATATCTTTCTGAATCTAAGGAGTTTCTTGTCGGTTTTGATGCGATAAAGATTATTACGGCGATACGCCTACAAAACAAAGCTATAAAAGACTACGGGTTTCTTCTGAAATCCAAAAATGAAGGCGTCATTATTTTAGGCCTAAATCTTATCCACGAATACTACGAAGAAGAGCACATCCCTCTTGTAAAAAAGATGCTGCTACACCCAAACATAAAGGTAGCAAGAGCAGCCATGAACACCCTCATGAACTTAGACTACGTAGACTACGAAAAGCATATTGTAGAAGCAATAGAAAATGCACCATCGGAAAATAAAGTAGAGCTACTCTACTCCATACAACCCTATTTTTCAGAAGATTCTCTGCTTTGGGCTCGAAATATGATGATCAATGAAAAAGAAAGAGAGATGAAGATGCTCATTCTGCAAATGATGCAAACCGTCATAACCAAACAAGAAGTCATCATTGGAATGTTTGATGAGCCTCAAAAACAAGAAATTAAGACTCTAATGAACGACAATACGAAAGGGGTATCCAAATGA